From the Gemmatimonadaceae bacterium genome, the window CCGGGCGCGTGGCCCTGGTCGACCCGTCGCTCCTCATCGCGCTCGACGTCGCGGTGGGCGATTCGTTGCAGCTGGGGTACGCGACGTTCGAGATTGCCGGCTCGCTGGTCAACGTCCCCGGCGACCCGGGGATGGCGGCGGCCATCGGGCCGCGCATCTACATCGCCGACCGCCACATCGCCGACACCAGGCTCCTATCGTTCGGGAGCCGCGCGGACTACGAAGCGTTTGCCCGCCTCGACGCCGGCGTGAACGCGGAGAAGTGGCTGGCATCGATCCGCCCGCGCCTGGACTCGGCCAAGGTGCGAGCGCGCACGGTCTCCGAGAGCGAGACATCGCTGACCGAGTCGATCGACCAACTGGCCAACTTCCTCGGGATCGTCGGGATCGTGGCGCTCCTGCTGGGGGGCGTTGGAGTGGCGAGCGGCGTGAACGCATGGGTCGCGCGCAAGATCGACATCGTGGCGGTGCTGCGCTGCGTGGGCGCCACCTCGCGGCAGGTCCTCCTCATCTACGCCACGCAGGCGGCGCTGATGGGGCTCGTGGGGGCAACGATCGGCGCGCTGATCGGGATCGCGATCCAGTTCGCGTTGCCCAGCCTCCTGGCGGGGACGCTGCCGCTCGACGTGCAGGTGCAACTGGAGCCGATGGCGATCGCGACGGGGATCGCGCTCGGGGTGTGGATCGCCCTGGCGTTTGCGCTGCGACCGCTGGTGGCGCTGCGCCGCATCTCGCCGCTGCAGGCCATTCGCCGGAACGTGAACCCGCCCAGGGCGCCGGGGTTCGACTGGGCGCTGTGGACGGTGAACCTCTTCATTGCCGCGACCCTTGTCGGGATCTCGGCCACGCGTGCCAATGCGCCGCGCGAGGTCGTGGGCTTCAGCGCCGGGATCGCCGGGGTGCTGGCGCTCCTCCTCATCAGCGCGGCGCTGCTCTCGCGCCTGGCGCGCGCCTCGGTAAGCGCGCACTGGCCGTACGTCGTGCGCCAGGGGATCGCCAACCTCCATCGCCCGGCCAACCAGACGCGCTCGGTGGTGCTCTCGTTAGGTTTCGGCGCCTTCCTCGTCACCACGCTGTACCTGGTGCAGAGCAACCTCCTGGCGCAGTTGCGCATCACGGAGGAGGCGTCGCGCGGGAACCTCCTCTTCTTCGACGTGCAGGACGACCAGGGGCTCGGCGTCGACTCGATCGTGCGCGCCTCGGGGATCCCGGTCATCCAGCGCACGCCGATCGTGACGATGCGGATCGCCTTGGTGAACGGAAAGACGCCTGACGAGCTGGCTCCGCGCCGGAGCGCCGACACGCTGGGTGAAGGCCAGGGGGGCGGCGGCGGGCGCGGACAGCGACAGCGCGCGCAGGGTGACGCGCGCCCCGCGGGGTGGGCGCTCCGCCGAGAGTATCGCTCCACCTTCCGCGACACACTGTTCACCGGGGAGAAGCTCCTGGCCGGCCGGTGGTTCGGGGCGACGCCGCCAAGCGACGGCACACCGGTCGATGAAGTCTCGCTGGAGTCGGACATCGCCCAGGACCTGCGCGTCTCGTTAGGCGACGTGATCACCTGGGACGTGCAGGGGGTGCGGATCCCGACGCGCCTGACGAGCATCCGCGAGGTGAACTGGGCGCGCTTCGAGCCCAACTTCTACGCCGTCTTCCAGACCAGGACGCTGGCGCAGGCGCCCAAGACGTTCGTGCTGCTTGGTGCGGCCACCAATCCCACGCTCACCGCGCAGGTGCAAAGCGCGGTGGTGCGCCGCTACCCCAACGTGGCCTCCATCGACCTGTCGCTGGTGCGCAAGACGGTCGGCGAGATCTCGCAGCGCGCCTCGCTGGCGATCCGCTTCCTGGCGATCTTTTCGCTGGCGATGGGGATCCCCGTCCTCTTCTCCGCGGTGGCCGCCACGCGTCGCGAGCGCGTGCGCGAGGGCGTCCTCCTCAAGACCCTCGGCGCCACCCGCGCCCAGATCGGGCGCATCCTGGTCTCCGAGTACACGGTGCTCGGCGTGCTGGGGAGCCTGACGGGACTCGTCCTCTCCTTCGGCGGCGCGTGGGCGATCATGCGCTTCATCTTCGACCGCCCCTTCACCGCCGCCACCGGTCAGGCGTTAGGCATCTCGGCGGCGATGATGGCCATGGCGGTGCTGATCGGGATGCTGAGCGGCCGCGACGTGTTCAAGGAGACGGCGATGTCGGCCCTGCGAGAGGGCTGAAGCCCTCTCGCAGGGAGAGGACGAGAAGACGAGAGGACGAGAAGCCTGCCCCAGCGAAGGCTGGGGCAGGCTCTCGTCTTCTCGCTCAACTTCCTCGAAGCACGACCACCGTCGAGTACTCATGGCTGAGGTTCGACCCGCCGGGCGCCTGCACCTTCACTTGCACCTGGGGCGAGTTGGTAGTTCTCGTCAGGCGGTAATAGGAGCCCGAGCTGGACATCGCCTGCCCGGAGAAGGTCCCCGGGAGCGGGGTGACGAGAAGCGGGAAGGTCCCGGCGTTGGAGCCGGTCATGGCGTCGCGCATGTTCCAACTGGAGTAGCCGTACTTCGACGCCAGGCCGTTGATGGTGACACCGTCGGCGTAGTTGGCCACGAGCCAGCCGGCGATGATCTGGTCGAACTGCACGCCTGGGGTGCGGGCGAGGAGGTTGGCGACGTCGGTCTGCGGGCCAGCGGCGAGCGCCTTGGTGAAGGTGCGCGCCGAGCCGTTGGAGTACTGGTCTATCACGTAGCGCAGCAACGCCCAGCTGGCGCCGCGCGGGGCGAGTTGCGCGCGGTTCTGGATGCTGATGGGCGCCGCCGTGTCGGGGCGCGCCATCCAGCGCTGGAAGCGCACTAGGTTCTGGCGGAAAAAGGCGTTGTAGTCGTTCGCCGAGTTCGGCGTCGGGTTGACCTGGGCGTAGGTGAGGCGCTGGAAGTCGCCCACGCCTAACAAGGCGCGCCCCACGAACTCCTCGGCCAGGTGCGACAGCCCCTCGTTGAGCCAGAAGGTCTCCAGCGCCTCGACCGCCGGGTTGTACTGGCGCACCCCCTGGTTGATCATGTGCTGGAACTCGTGGGCGATGACGCCGCGCGTCCCCTGCCGCACCGTGGCCGTCGTGCGGACGTTGTTGTACGTGCCTAACGGGTCAGGGCTCAGGACGTAGAAGATCTCCTGCTCGTTGGTCTGGTTGCGGCAGTCGTTCGTGGTGGGGTACTCCGCCTTCTTGATCAGGTCCGATCCGAAGAAGAAGCCCGCCGTGAAGCCCGCCGACCCCGCCGCGGTGAGCTTGTTCACTTCGGGCGTGTAGAGGATCGTCACGCGCCCATCGCTGTTGATGTCGGTGGGCTTCCCGAACCACGCAGTGTCGGCCGGATAGATCAGGTTGTCGAACTCGGCGGCAATCGCGTTGTAGTCTGTCGACGTGAAGCCGTTCGTGGGAGTCGTGACGTCCTCGACGATCGTGGCCCGCGACGAGAGCGACCGCACGACCGCCTTGATCGTGATGTAGTCGCGACAGATGTCCTTCCCCGTGTTGAGGTTGGGGACGCGATACGTGATGGTGTCGCCCACCGCCTGTACGGAGAGCGCCACCGAGCGCTGCGCCTGCGTGTGCTCCGCCGGCATCGCGTTGGTCCGCGCCACCGACGGCACCACCGGCCCCACCCACGCGCGCTCGTAGCCCCGCAGCCGTTCGTGCAGCCCGTCCACCCGTAGCGCTTCCTGCTGTTCGAGCACGAGGCGCGGGTCGAGTTGCGACTGCACCGCGGGCGACGTGAGCGCGGCCAGCGTAACCGCCGACGGGAGCGCCTCCACCCCCGCCGCCTGCTGCAACGAGACGCTGTACTGCAACACGTCGTCCTGCACGGGGCGCGTGTTGGTGGCAATCACGATGTAGTCGCTCGCGCCGGAGGAGGCGGCCAGCGTGATGCATGAGACCGGGGCGCCGCCGGTGAAGGTCCGCACCTGCCCTACCGTCATCGTGATGGGCGTGGTGCAGGGATTGGCCTCGACCAGGATGTCGGCGGTCGACGTCTGCGAGCCGGAGGTCGCCGTCACCTTCACCGTCCCCGGCGTCACCCCGGTCAGCACGCCGCTGGCCGAGATCGTCGCGACCGCGGTGGGCGTCGCGCTCCACACGACCGACGACGAGGTGACCGCTTTCCCGTCCTTGTCGTACAACGCCGCGGTCATCTGCTGCGTGGCCCCGACCACCATCGACGAACTCACGGCGGCGATGTTGACGAAGGCGACCGGACCCGGGGTGTTGGGCTCCGTCGGCGTGTCTTCTCCCGAGCAGGCGGCGAGCGCCACCGCAGCGGCGATGACCCACTGTCTCACTGACGTCACAAAAGGCTCCTCTCCCTCGTTCAAGCGCCTCTCGCGACGGCGAGAGACGCGCGCGTTGCGCGTGTGGCGCACTCCCCTGACTGTGACACCGCCTCTCCCTCGCTCCCCTACCCGGCGCGGCCGGGGCTCGCGCCGAGGGCGGCTCGACCGGATCCCGAGTGGCTACACTCGTCGGGGTCGCCCGTTCCGAAGACGCGCTGCTACCGCGCCGGCTCCATACGGAAGAAATCTATCCCCGCCGCCTGCTGGCCGAGTTCCAGCGTCGCCACACTGGTCAGCGACGCGAGGTCGAAGACCTCGAGGATCCCCGCCTCCGAGCCCCGCCCTTCCTCCGTCACGAAAGCGTAGCGGGAATCGGGGGAGACAACGACGCCGTGCACGACGCCCTTGAAGGTGGGAATGCGCGCCACCTCCCTGGCGCTCGCCAGGTCGTACACGGAGATCGACTTGCCGCGCTTGTTGGTCGCGACCAGGTACTTCCCGTCGGGTGAAACGGCGAGGTTGTACACGCCATCCCCGGCCGCCCAGCGACGCGACATGCTCCACGTCGCGGCATCGACCTCCACGATCTCACTCGACTTGTTGCAAGCCACGTAGATCTTGCGCCCGTCGACGCCGGGCTGCGCCCACGTGGGAGAGCACTGCACGTTGGCGGCATTGGCCATCGCCGAGTCGTGCGACGTAGCGCCGGGGCGCCCCGCGTGCTCGTTATGCGACATCGTCCCCGGCGCCCCGCGCATCCCCATCTCCTTCCCCTTGGCGACGAGGAAGTGGCGCGACACCTCGAGCGCGCGCGTGTCGATCTCCACCAGCATGTCATCCATCATGCACGCCGAGTACTGCTGCGTCCCCGCGGCGTTCACGCGGGAACCGTGCGGCATCGTGCAGGTCTGGATGCGGGCGATCTCGACCATCTCATCGGTGGAGACGACGCTCACCGACGACGGGACCATGTCGCCATGCAGGTTGAAGTTCACCACGAAGGCGAGCGCGCCGTCGGGCGTGGTCTGCACCGTGGCGGGGAAGTTCCCCAGCGTCACGCGTGCGACCGCCTCGTCGTTGGACGTGCGGTACTTCCAGAACGTCCCGTACGGCGTCCCGTGCGCAATGCTGATGTAGTAGAACTGCCCGTCGGGCGAGACGGAGATCCCGTGCGGGCCGTTGATCTCGGTCGGCATCATCCCGACCTTCTGCTGCCGTTCGATCGTGATCCCCTTGGGCCCGAAGCGCACGAGCGCGAGTTGATCGGCCGACTCGGCGACCGTGTAGACGAGGTAGTCCCTGGTCGGCGGCTCGGCGCGCCTGGGCTGCTCGGCGTGCGCTGCCGAAGGCGACGGTGCGTGCGCCGAGACCGGGGACACCATGGGCGGCGGCGGCGTTGTCGCGTGCGGAAGCAACGCCGCCACCACGAGCGTCAACTCGGCGACGACGATACCAGGAGCGAGTCGGGGCATGACCGTGGGAGTGAGAGAGTCGACCGGAAAGCGTAGGCCGGACCCATCTCGGCGTCAATCGCGGGGTCCCTCACGGTTTTCCTGGCGGCGGTGCTCCACGCTGGGAAAGGGCACGGCTTTCAACACGGAGGATGCACGGAGGATCGGAGGTGCACGGAGGAGATCAATGGCCTTTGGTTTCCTCACTGAGTTCCGTGTCTCCATGCATCGTCCGTGCATAAGTCGCTGCCTGTTGCTACCGCGTCCCCAGCCTTCGCTGGGGCAGGCTTCTCGTCCCTATCGAAGCCCCCAGCTCGCGCCGACGCGAAATGTCGTCACGTCCTTCGGGACGGAGTACAGCTCCGCCATGAGCGAGGCCCGCGCGGCGACGCGATAGGAGCCGCCGGCGAACGCGGCGATTCGTGAGTCGTCGAGGAGGACGTTGGTGTCGTCGAGCGCCCCTCCTTGCGGCTGGAAGTGCACCTGGAAGCGCGGCTTGATGGAGGTGTAGCCGGCGCCGACGTAGCCGGAGAGCTTCCCCGCCCCTCGCATTCCGAGGATCCCCTCGAGGCCGGTCATGTTCGGCTTGTAGCTGTCGTCGGACGGTTGGGTCCCGTAGCAGGCGTTGGCGGCGGAGGCGGTCTGGAGGGCATCGGCCGGGCAGGTGATGGGGCCGCTCACTTTCCCGAACGTGGCGTGCGCCCGCAGCGCGACCCACGTCTCGCGCCCCTCGCCGCTGCGCTTGAGCGAGCGCGTCCACCCGAGCGCGAGCGACCCCAGGTTGGGGGTGGCGTCCATGACGGTCACGGGCGGGAGGTAGCTCCCTTCCAGATAGAGTCCACCGGGGAGCCCCACCGCGAGCCTCGGACGCGGGAAGATCGGGGCGAGGTCGGAGTTCTCACTCTTCCGGTTGCAGTACGACGCCCGCTGGATGTCGGCCGAGGGCTTCGGGACATATGTGACATCGATCGAGAGGCGCACCGCACCGGGGGCCAGCGCTCCCGCGTTCCCGCCAGGGGAGAAGGCGATGGGAGCGGCGTAGAAGGCGAGGA encodes:
- a CDS encoding ABC transporter permease, which codes for MSGSAGGGGAAALVSLAWRESRSTRRRLLLYMSSISLGVAALVAIDSFAANINRSVRSQSRALVGGDVSFSARQGWTPAADSLLDSLGATGVTLARETSFASMATAKAKGTTRLAQVRGVTDAYPLYGEVTTEPAGRWASLRAGRVALVDPSLLIALDVAVGDSLQLGYATFEIAGSLVNVPGDPGMAAAIGPRIYIADRHIADTRLLSFGSRADYEAFARLDAGVNAEKWLASIRPRLDSAKVRARTVSESETSLTESIDQLANFLGIVGIVALLLGGVGVASGVNAWVARKIDIVAVLRCVGATSRQVLLIYATQAALMGLVGATIGALIGIAIQFALPSLLAGTLPLDVQVQLEPMAIATGIALGVWIALAFALRPLVALRRISPLQAIRRNVNPPRAPGFDWALWTVNLFIAATLVGISATRANAPREVVGFSAGIAGVLALLLISAALLSRLARASVSAHWPYVVRQGIANLHRPANQTRSVVLSLGFGAFLVTTLYLVQSNLLAQLRITEEASRGNLLFFDVQDDQGLGVDSIVRASGIPVIQRTPIVTMRIALVNGKTPDELAPRRSADTLGEGQGGGGGRGQRQRAQGDARPAGWALRREYRSTFRDTLFTGEKLLAGRWFGATPPSDGTPVDEVSLESDIAQDLRVSLGDVITWDVQGVRIPTRLTSIREVNWARFEPNFYAVFQTRTLAQAPKTFVLLGAATNPTLTAQVQSAVVRRYPNVASIDLSLVRKTVGEISQRASLAIRFLAIFSLAMGIPVLFSAVAATRRERVREGVLLKTLGATRAQIGRILVSEYTVLGVLGSLTGLVLSFGGAWAIMRFIFDRPFTAATGQALGISAAMMAMAVLIGMLSGRDVFKETAMSALREG
- a CDS encoding Ig-like domain-containing protein, with amino-acid sequence MTSVRQWVIAAAVALAACSGEDTPTEPNTPGPVAFVNIAAVSSSMVVGATQQMTAALYDKDGKAVTSSSVVWSATPTAVATISASGVLTGVTPGTVKVTATSGSQTSTADILVEANPCTTPITMTVGQVRTFTGGAPVSCITLAASSGASDYIVIATNTRPVQDDVLQYSVSLQQAAGVEALPSAVTLAALTSPAVQSQLDPRLVLEQQEALRVDGLHERLRGYERAWVGPVVPSVARTNAMPAEHTQAQRSVALSVQAVGDTITYRVPNLNTGKDICRDYITIKAVVRSLSSRATIVEDVTTPTNGFTSTDYNAIAAEFDNLIYPADTAWFGKPTDINSDGRVTILYTPEVNKLTAAGSAGFTAGFFFGSDLIKKAEYPTTNDCRNQTNEQEIFYVLSPDPLGTYNNVRTTATVRQGTRGVIAHEFQHMINQGVRQYNPAVEALETFWLNEGLSHLAEEFVGRALLGVGDFQRLTYAQVNPTPNSANDYNAFFRQNLVRFQRWMARPDTAAPISIQNRAQLAPRGASWALLRYVIDQYSNGSARTFTKALAAGPQTDVANLLARTPGVQFDQIIAGWLVANYADGVTINGLASKYGYSSWNMRDAMTGSNAGTFPLLVTPLPGTFSGQAMSSSGSYYRLTRTTNSPQVQVKVQAPGGSNLSHEYSTVVVLRGS
- a CDS encoding YncE family protein, which translates into the protein MPRLAPGIVVAELTLVVAALLPHATTPPPPMVSPVSAHAPSPSAAHAEQPRRAEPPTRDYLVYTVAESADQLALVRFGPKGITIERQQKVGMMPTEINGPHGISVSPDGQFYYISIAHGTPYGTFWKYRTSNDEAVARVTLGNFPATVQTTPDGALAFVVNFNLHGDMVPSSVSVVSTDEMVEIARIQTCTMPHGSRVNAAGTQQYSACMMDDMLVEIDTRALEVSRHFLVAKGKEMGMRGAPGTMSHNEHAGRPGATSHDSAMANAANVQCSPTWAQPGVDGRKIYVACNKSSEIVEVDAATWSMSRRWAAGDGVYNLAVSPDGKYLVATNKRGKSISVYDLASAREVARIPTFKGVVHGVVVSPDSRYAFVTEEGRGSEAGILEVFDLASLTSVATLELGQQAAGIDFFRMEPAR